A window of the Echeneis naucrates chromosome 3, fEcheNa1.1, whole genome shotgun sequence genome harbors these coding sequences:
- the lamp1a gene encoding lysosome-associated membrane glycoprotein 1a translates to MEPSRLLAAVFIAGMAVVGCVQAVTFEVKEANSTCIKADFSALFSITYSTSSSKTTVQVRLPDTATVDARSSSCGTGGSSPSLVAVFGRGHALGLTFSTNGSLYSVANLTLQYNLSDTLIFPGANSSNVVTDLSSSVGIWAGINTTYRCVSPTTFRAELSNVTFSDMRLEAYMPGNELSPTESVCAADKTGPTAPPTTATPTTKPPAPTPPGMPDRGSYSVNKNGTICLLAQMGLQLNISYVSRSQNKTIQDLVNVAPNQTVTSGSCDANRATLVLTQEPATTLSFTFTLNSTSNKYHLSGIVLTANWSDMATPFSARNLSLNYLQSSVGYSYMCNAEQTLVVESTFSVNTFKLQVQPFGINTTQFATAEECQIDQDQMLIPIIVGAALAGLVLIVLIAYLIGRKRSHAGYQTM, encoded by the exons ATGGAGCCCTCTCGCTTGTTGGCCGCGGTCTTCATCGCCGGGATGGCGGTTGTAG GTTGTGTTCAGGCTGTTACCTTTGAGGTAAAGGAAGCGAACTCCACCTGCATTAAGGCTGACTTCTCTGCACTGTTCTCCATCACATACAGCACATCCAGCAGCAAA ACAACAGTGCAGGTCCGTCTGCCTGACACGGCCACAGTGGATGCACGCAGCAGCTCATGCGGCACTGGAGGCAGCTCGCCGTCACTGGTGGCGGTGTTTGGACGTGGCCACGCTCTCGGACTGACCTTTTCAACCAATGGAAGTCTGTATAGTGTTGCTAACCTGACACTGCAGTACAACCTTAGCGACACCCTCATCTTCCCCGGGGCCAACAGCTCTA ATGTGGTCACTGACTTGTCTTCTTCAGTTGGGATCTGGGCAGGGATCAACACCACCTACCGCTGTGTGAGCCCCACCACTTTTAGAGCCGAGCTTTCAAATGTCACTTTCTCCGATATGAGGCTAGAGGCGTACATGCCCGGAAATGAGCTGAGCCCAACAG aaaGTGTATGTGCAGCAGACAAGACTGGCCCTACAGCACCACCCACCACTGCAACTCCTACAACAAAACCCCCAGCACCAACACCTCCAGGAATGCCTGATCGAGGTTCCTACTCTGTAAACAAGAATGGCACAATTTGTCTCCTGGCCCAGATGGGACTGCAGTTAAACATCTCCTATGTCTCTAGATCTCAGAATAAG ACTATCCAAGATTTAGTAAATGTGGCTCCCAATCAGACAGTAACATCAGGATCATGTGACGCCAACAGAGCTACTTTGGTTTTGACACAGGAGCCAGCAACCACGCTCAGCTTCACCTTCACTCTG AACTCCACATCCAACAAGTACCACCTGAGTGGGATAGTTCTGACCGCAAACTGGTCTGATATGGCTA ctccctTTTCAGCCAGAAACCTTAGTCTGAACTACCTGCAGAGTTCAGTGGGCTACTCTTACATGTGCAACGCAGAGCAAACTTTGGTTGTAGAGTCAACCTTCTCTGTCAACACATTTAAACTGCAGGTCCAACCTTTTGGAATCAACACTACCCAGTTTGCTACAG CGGAGGAGTGTCAGATTGACCAAGACCAGATGCTCATCCCCATCATTGTTGGAGCAGCTCTTGCCGGCCTGGTGCTGATTGTGCTCATTGCATACCTAATAGGCAGGAAGAGGAGCCATGCTGGATACCAGACCATGTGA